The Acidobacteriota bacterium genome includes a region encoding these proteins:
- the rpsJ gene encoding 30S ribosomal protein S10, whose translation MATAFGDKIRIRLKAYDYRVLDQSTAEIVETAKRTGARLAGPIPLPTEKNKWTVNRSPHVDKKSREQFEIRTHKRLIDIFEPTSQTVDALMKLDLPAGVDVEIKAFGKDRK comes from the coding sequence ATGGCGACAGCATTCGGCGACAAGATCCGCATCCGGCTCAAGGCGTACGACTACCGCGTGCTCGACCAGTCGACGGCCGAAATCGTGGAGACCGCGAAACGGACGGGCGCCCGTCTGGCGGGTCCGATTCCGCTGCCGACGGAGAAGAACAAGTGGACGGTCAACCGCTCGCCGCACGTGGACAAGAAGTCGCGCGAGCAGTTCGAGATCCGGACGCATAAGCGGCTGATCGACATCTTCGAGCCCACGTCGCAGACCGTCGACGCGCTGATGAAGCTGGACCTGCCGGCTGGCGTGGACGTCGAGATCAAGGCGTTCGGGAAGGATCGGAAGTGA
- the rplC gene encoding 50S ribosomal protein L3: protein MVTGIIGKKLGMTQVFRPDGTVQPVTVIKAGPCVVVQAKTVEKDGYQSVQLGLVEEKPAKVVKPLAGHYKKAGVPPTRVRREVKLAAGADALKAGDQVLVESLFKDGERVDVTGTSRGMGFQGVVKRHHFAGGAATHGSMFHRAPGSIGASSYPSRVIKGMRAAGHMGAERVTTLNLLVEKVDQHVLLLRGAVPGARGSYIMVRKAAARKPEPKPQAEKPKKGKK from the coding sequence ATGGTCACAGGCATCATCGGCAAGAAGCTCGGCATGACGCAGGTCTTCCGTCCCGACGGGACGGTGCAGCCGGTGACGGTGATTAAGGCCGGGCCGTGCGTGGTCGTGCAGGCGAAGACGGTCGAGAAGGACGGCTACCAGTCGGTCCAGCTCGGGCTGGTCGAGGAGAAGCCGGCCAAAGTCGTCAAGCCGCTCGCGGGCCACTACAAGAAGGCCGGCGTGCCGCCCACGCGGGTGCGGCGCGAGGTCAAGCTGGCCGCGGGCGCCGATGCGCTCAAGGCGGGCGATCAGGTGCTGGTGGAGTCGTTGTTCAAGGACGGCGAACGGGTGGATGTCACCGGAACCAGCCGCGGGATGGGGTTCCAGGGCGTGGTCAAGCGGCACCATTTCGCTGGCGGAGCCGCAACACACGGGTCGATGTTCCACCGGGCGCCTGGCTCGATTGGTGCTTCGTCGTATCCGTCGCGTGTCATCAAGGGCATGCGGGCGGCGGGCCACATGGGTGCCGAGCGGGTGACGACGCTGAATCTGCTGGTTGAGAAGGTGGACCAGCACGTGCTGCTGCTGCGCGGCGCCGTACCTGGTGCGCGGGGATCCTACATCATGGTTCGCAAGGCCGCCGCGCGTAAGCCCGAGCCGAAGCCGCAGGCCGAGAAGCCGAAGAAGGGCAAGAAGTAG